The sequence below is a genomic window from Phoenix dactylifera cultivar Barhee BC4 chromosome 8, palm_55x_up_171113_PBpolish2nd_filt_p, whole genome shotgun sequence.
GCCACTGTCAATCAGTTAGATGCTTCTTCTGCAACCTCATTTTGTTTAGATGGCAGTGCGCATGAAGGAATCTCACTTCCTCCTATATTAGATGGTGATGTTCAAGTAGATCCTAGGGACAACCTTCTTGTTGGAACATACGGTGATGGTTTGATGCCAGACGCCCTGCTGTCAAGATGCTTGGGTTCAGGAAAGGATATCCAGAACTTGCTTTCTGGTTACGGCAATCAGGGAGATGTAGAAACCGAATTGTCTACTGCTGCTATCAGTTCTCAGTCATTTGGTGTGCCGCACATGCCTTTCAAGCCTGGCTGTTCAAGTGATGCGGCAGCAAATGAGAGTGGAGTACTGAATCAGGGATTTTGGTCTGGCCAACCGCAGCGCATGCGAACATATACTAAGGTATGCTAAATCTACTTAGTATTTGAAGACATCAAGAATTAAAAGTGGCTTATGTAACCGTCTAAACACGAATTAGGGGGCTTAGAGATATCAAAAGACAGATTTGGGTGAGAACCACTGAACTTATACTTGATTCCGAAATTAATTGTGcgaaattggattttttttgggtAGTTGACTTCAGACAGCAAAAGTTGCTGTACCCATGGTCCTGCCTTTCCCTCGAGTAAATGAATATTGAAGAATATATAGCATGTAGCATATGACATTGAGAGGAGAATGCACTTCATCTGATCAGAACCTATGCTATAGTGTTTacaattttctctttttccgaGCAAAAAGGCAAATTGATATACTTGCATATGCCTGTAGGTTCTTGTAGTCCTTATTAATGCTGTCATAAATGTCATTCCTTGTACATTTCAACTCATTCTCTGTATTTCTATTGTTTCAAATCCATAGGTTCAAAAGCGTGGAGCTGTAGGAAGGTCTATTGATATTACCCGTTACAAGGGGTATGGTGAGCTTCAACATGATCTTGCCTGCATGTTTGGGATTGAGGGGCAACTCGAAGATCCACACAGAACTGACTGGAAACTAGTCTATGTGGATCATGAAAATGATATCCTGCTTGTTGGTGATGACCCTTGGGAGTATGTTTTCACTTTGATGAGTCATGAAACAATTcttaagttattttcttaataattTTCTGGTTGTATGCTGATCTCCTGAATACCTCTACATGCTCCCTTCTGACTTCCAGGGAATTTGTAAACTGTGTTCAAAGTATCAAGATATTGTCAGCAGCGGAAGTCCAGCAGATGAGTTTGGATGGTGATCTTTCCAATATCCCTGTACAAAACCAAGCATGCAGCGGGTCCGATAATAATGGTGATCTGTGGAGAGGGTCAATTTGATGATACGTCGGCTTTTTCCATTCATCGTTGAGGGTAACATGCTTTATAAAACTAACGATATATTATAGATCCGCTTAAAATCAAATGCTATGACAAAGCTGGAGTTCGAGGAGACTAATAATTTAGTTGTCAGAATGAGTTTCAAGGGAGGATTGAATAGAGCAAAGAGCCTCTACAAGTGTCAGACACAGGCGACCAAATTTTTCCACCGAAAACTCAAAGGTGAGATCAGCACCAACTCTCTGCAGTTACTTTACCATAATTTTTGGAATCTTTAAGTATGTGCTACTTAACAGATGAGAAACTTTTGATAAGATGCATTCCTTTTTCTCACTCTTAGAGAGGCAGTTCTTGATGTACATGTATGTGCGGCAATTTAAGACAACTGTTCTTTCAGATAACGGTCTCTACGAGTCATTCTGTATTCTGAAATCGTATGTTAAAAGATTGTAACTGCTATTAACTTCATTCAGTATAACCAAGAACTCTCGCCTGAGTGGTCACAGCTGGGAGTTAGAAGCCTTGCATTGTATCTGTAACTCAAAGCTATCAAAGAAAGCACAATGAAACCACCTTAAGTTGCAGACTCCACCCGCTCACATAGAAGCAAGGGGGAGTCACTCGCCCATTCCCTTTCATGGTGTGGCAAATATTAACTTCCAAAGCATGGCATGGGTAGGAAATTGAAAGAAATTCGCCTCAATGTCCTTACTTATTCTTGCTCCTGTTTCCCGAAGTGCAGCCAGGCGCAGAATTACCAGGCAATCATAAGATTTCAAAACGTTGGAAGCTTTAAATAAAGGGATGCATGCTTCAGTTCCCCTTTCCTTGGAAAGATTCAATTCATCAGAACCCTCCACAATTACTATCTAATAATCCTTGGAATCTAAGTAGTGACCGACTGCATTAATCTCTTTATATGAAATGACAGTTGTAACCTTGAACGATGACTAGAGGCACAAAGAATCCGAACAATTTGTTATaataattgaaaaaataaatattataattatcatTTAATATAAAAAGAATAGTGTGATTAGTTAGTAATTAATTGAGCAAGAAGTACTTTGCCCCATTCATGAACACCAGATCAGAATGTTTCAAAATTGAGTTAGAGAGATGGACATGAGAGAGAGATGTTCTCTCAAAAATCAaagataaccaagaaaactcagCTCATTAGCATGACAAATTACCATTTGCTGCTCCACTTTAAAATGACACTCCATTAGAAAGATAACCTTCATTCGGTaccaaaaagagagaaaattaaTAGGCTAGTCTGTACTCTACTCTATTGAACCCCCCCATGATCTCATTTAGATTGAAAAGCAAGTTTCCAAACATAAATTCTCCTTTTCCAGCGTAAGAATAAATAATCCCTCCTCTCTttggaacttttttttttcttcgctAAAACGGATGAATCATACCGGACGAGAATGaatgcacccaataaaatcaaaaaacaaaacatcTCTAAGTACCAGAGACAACTCCCCAACTCCCGCCCATAAAATACTATCCAAGTCAGCCATCCAGTCCGCAGCCTCATTAGTTTTACGAAAAACATGCTTGACCTAGAAGACCTCTCCATCCCTCACTATTGCCTAAACATCTCGGAGCAAGTCTTTGGAACACATTTACCGGGCAGTAAAGAAATATCATCTCACCTTACCTAAATAATTTCTTCATTGCAATATTCCACTAATTTAGTTTGACTTATATTAAAAGCACATCCTACTAATGAAGTCTGCAACTGGTAATCATGTGCCCAAAATGTTTCTTCTTTCAATAACGATGAACAGCCTAAATATCAGACCAACATGCGTAATAATATTCAGCAAATTACACAATTAAAGCAAACACCTGCCATCACCTTTTGACTCTGCCCAAAACCTTGCGCCTCTTATTAGAGAACATAAAGATAAGCTTATGCGAGAACAGCTATTACATCAGACGCCCTCAGAGCAATGTAATCAAAGCCATCAGCACTCTTAAATTCATTACCAGCATACTTAGAATACAGCACAGTGCTCCCTGGAGTTATGCTCAATGGCTTCCTATTGCCCTCTTCATCCAAGGGACCGGGACCAACTGCAATCACCTGTTTCAGATAGCAGGAAGCACAGTAAGTTTGTACAGTTTTAAGGTGATGGATGGTAGATTTATCTTTTACCAACAACTGGGGCCAGTATTTACTCAAGTCACTCCGCGACTGCCAATGAGGAATGACACCTTTTATTATTTGATCATAACATGATTAACAAAAGAGAGAATCCTAATGAGAACGGCATTAGACGATGTTAACCACATCAACTACAGAAATAGACAATGTTTCTTTAGTGTTTACCTAATAGACAAATAATCTATAGACAATGTTTCTTTAGTCTTTACCTATTAGACAAATAATTCTTTTACCTCATCCCATAGAAAGATTATTTCTGGAGTCATTTAGCAATAAGaaccaaaaccaaaaccaaaacttGTTTCGACATTTTTTGATGATATGATCTGGGTTATGATTTTGAGCATCAGAGAGGAAATCAATATCAAGAGAGCAAGCAAACTCACTGTCCCAATCGAAGGCCTTTCCTTCGTTGCCTCTGTCAACAGCAAGCCACCCGTAGTTTTCTCCTCAGCTTCTGCCACCTGAGATAAAAGATAAAGTAGAGAATATGCGGCTAAAGCTTTTCCAAAATGTGATATCAGAAATAGTCTGCATAAGATGACCAACaatatattcaaaatataatGTTGCTCACCACTGGTGAGTGTTTTAAGGAGCACATTTGCAAAACCAAAAATCACATTGCAGACATTCTCCAAAGTTTAGAGACAAACCTTAATCAGAACACGATCATTAAGGGGCTTAAGATCCTTGACATCATCAGTATCAAGAACACCCACAATGTCATCTTCCTTCAAAATAAGATGGTTGGATCCATTGAATTCCAACTCTGTGCCAGCATATTTGGAATATACTACTTGGGTTCCAGTCTACATCCATAAAAGATTATACACCAGGATTATATATTAAACAAGAATCGGAGATGTAATGCTTCATAAAATGCTAAGCAATTAACAATCCATCAATAAATATCTTCATCATATGTCCTCTTCATCATTTTCTTTCTGATAAAACCTCTGATCCTCAGAAAGAAAGCCAATTAGAATTACCTGAACACCaatttctattttcttcttGCCAATGGTTCTTCCCTCTCCAATGGCAACAACTTCACCTCCTTGTGGTTTTGACTGAGCACTTGATGGAAGCAATATCCCTCCAGTGGTTTTTTCCTCAGAAGTCTTAATCTTTACTAACACTCTATCACCCAAAGGTGAGATGGAAGTGTACTGTAAAATTATGAAGAACACCAGTTAATGTACAGGTACATGGTAAAAGCAACCAAAAATGTCTTTTAACTAGGCATATTGACTGACAAGAGTACTAAAAACTATACTTTAATATAACTAACCCAGCTTTTAACAAAATTACCagtcaaaaaaaatattctcaaaGAAAACCATAAACATCATGATATTGATGACAGAGTGAATGAGAAATCcctattatttctttattttccttttccttaAATATTTTCCTGACGATTCTTAGATCAAATCAGTTTAGGACGAAAATAAGGAAATGGCAAACCACATTGCTCTAGATGATTGTTATAATGGACAAAATGGCAAATAACTTGCACTTGACATATCTGCATATAATTGCTGAAAGAGGGCATGAATTAATCAGTCCATATATTCGCTAATTGAAACAAGCCAAAGAACAGATAGAACATTACAAGTTCCTTATCCAAAACATtaaccccccccccaacccaaaaaaaaaaaaaaacacaaaaaaaaagaatcaccaCCGCAGCTGCCATTCAAACTTCAGAGATATACAAACCAACGATTCTGAACACCAACTAGCTTACCagtttctgaaaaataaaaaggatcacgaTACGGTAGCAATAGAAATATAAATTTCCCCTCAACCATCCAAACAGAGAAATGCTTTCCTAAAGCACATGCAATTAGGGATGTAAATGAGCAAGCTTGACCAAGCCAGGCCTAAATCATCAGCTCTTTTTGCAGTCAAGCTGAACATGAGCTAATTCATTTAATTTCGAGCCAAACTCCAGCTCTTCACTAGCAGATTGCTTGAGAGATCTGGTGAGAATTTGAGATCTCTGtatgtttttatttatataGTTTGAGCCAATTATCCAGGCAAATTTTTAATCCAATAGTTAAAATTACATtccatttatataaattttgttagttcatattaaataaatacaaaaataaatttctaAAATTAACATATTATAtctataatttatatatattcatatttcatgCTTAATTGATCTGAGCTAGAGGGGGCTAAGCCTAGCTCTAGATCAGCAAAATTGCTAATCAAGCAAACTGAACTCAAGCTGATCTTTGAGCCGAACATGAGCTGAGTCATGAATAACTCACTCATTTGACAGTGCTAGATGCAGTAGCGCGCGCCATTGCAGAAGTTATTATGTTCATATACTATAGATGCCAAATGCCATTGCAGAAGTTATTATGCTCATATACTATAGATGCCAAATGCCATAAGTAATACATTTCAACATGGCAATTCAAGTTTGTTTATTCAAAAAAGAGTAATTTAAGTGATGCAGTAAACAAACTGATCATATAACAGGAACCATTCCAGAAAAATCACATGCATGTGTGATGTGAAAGCCAATTAAATTGACCGAATACCACTCTGTTCAGTGTCCTCAGCCGCAAATAATTCTAACATGGCCACAACATTGAAGGCCTGCAAGTGGATTGGGATGGCCCACTTTGAATCCAGAATCAACCTGAAAATAATCTGGTCCACCCCAAACAGTGGTTTATTTAGATTAGGCTTGG
It includes:
- the LOC103709324 gene encoding 20 kDa chaperonin, chloroplastic-like, which codes for MASVQFSGSGLAVAKRGLPSFDGLRLSPSTFRVSSSVGACGLGLDRRCFRGLVVKAATVVAPKYTSISPLGDRVLVKIKTSEEKTTGGILLPSSAQSKPQGGEVVAIGEGRTIGKKKIEIGVQTGTQVVYSKYAGTELEFNGSNHLILKEDDIVGVLDTDDVKDLKPLNDRVLIKVAEAEEKTTGGLLLTEATKERPSIGTVIAVGPGPLDEEGNRKPLSITPGSTVLYSKYAGNEFKSADGFDYIALRASDVIAVLA